A part of Leifsonia xyli subsp. xyli str. CTCB07 genomic DNA contains:
- a CDS encoding alpha/beta hydrolase — protein sequence MTTRPGRVSRRGAARTSFVAIAAVVALTLSGCVTWFLPARAPRTSTPAAESVPAALQPFYSQRLTWSGCASGMQCSTAKAPLDWNDPGAGEVELALIRKPAKGAKQGSLLVNPGGPGGSGYDFVKDSVDHAADSTLQELFDVVGFDPRGVGRSSAVKCYGAAQMDDYLYGITPGTRGSDQWIAENIALSKSFGAACEKNTGALLDHVDTVSAARDLDLLRAALGDKKLNYFGYSYGTYLGAVYAGLYPGKTGRLVLDGALDPAVSNFDVTKVQAEGFESALRAYLKDCLTQRGCPFTGTAEEGMQTVSDLLASVEKSPICNGDGRMLGANALVTAIIYPLYNATAWSYLSKMFESVMKGSAAVAFTLADAYNNRSKDGTYSGNSTEAFSAINCLDYVYDADPARMRAQAAELARAAPVIGPYMSYGDIGCANWPYKPVVERGPIAAKGSAPILVVGTTNDPATPYVWAKSLAGQLENGRLLTYKGEGHTAYNKSNSCVNDTVDSYLVNGLLPANGKTC from the coding sequence GTGACCACGCGACCGGGCCGTGTGTCCCGCCGGGGGGCCGCCCGCACCAGCTTCGTCGCCATCGCAGCGGTCGTCGCGCTTACGCTGAGCGGCTGCGTCACCTGGTTCCTGCCGGCGAGAGCACCGCGGACGTCGACGCCGGCGGCGGAGAGCGTTCCTGCTGCGTTGCAGCCCTTCTACAGCCAGCGCCTGACCTGGTCGGGCTGCGCGAGCGGGATGCAGTGCTCCACAGCCAAGGCGCCGCTGGACTGGAACGACCCGGGCGCGGGCGAGGTCGAGCTCGCGCTCATCCGGAAGCCCGCGAAGGGCGCGAAACAGGGCTCGCTGCTGGTCAACCCGGGTGGGCCCGGTGGTTCCGGCTACGACTTCGTGAAGGATTCGGTGGACCACGCGGCCGATTCCACCCTGCAGGAGCTTTTCGATGTGGTGGGCTTCGATCCCCGCGGTGTTGGCCGGTCGTCAGCGGTCAAATGCTATGGCGCCGCCCAAATGGACGATTACCTCTATGGCATCACGCCCGGTACGCGCGGTTCGGACCAGTGGATCGCGGAGAACATCGCTCTCTCGAAGAGCTTCGGTGCGGCGTGCGAGAAGAACACCGGTGCGCTGCTCGACCATGTGGACACGGTCAGCGCCGCACGCGACCTGGATCTGCTGCGCGCCGCCCTGGGCGATAAGAAGCTCAACTATTTTGGCTATTCTTACGGCACCTACCTGGGCGCGGTCTACGCCGGTCTCTATCCGGGCAAGACCGGCCGGCTCGTGCTCGACGGAGCGCTCGATCCTGCGGTCTCGAACTTCGATGTGACGAAGGTGCAGGCCGAGGGTTTCGAGAGTGCGCTGCGCGCCTATCTCAAAGACTGTCTGACGCAGAGGGGCTGCCCGTTCACCGGCACGGCGGAGGAGGGGATGCAGACCGTCTCCGATCTGCTCGCCTCTGTCGAGAAGAGTCCGATCTGCAATGGCGACGGGCGGATGCTGGGTGCCAACGCCCTGGTGACCGCGATCATCTACCCGCTCTACAATGCGACCGCGTGGTCGTACCTGAGCAAGATGTTCGAGTCGGTGATGAAGGGCAGCGCGGCGGTCGCGTTCACCCTGGCCGACGCCTACAACAACCGGAGCAAGGACGGCACGTATAGCGGCAATTCCACCGAGGCGTTCTCGGCGATCAACTGCCTGGACTACGTCTACGACGCCGATCCCGCCAGAATGCGTGCGCAAGCCGCGGAGCTCGCACGGGCGGCGCCGGTCATTGGCCCCTATATGTCCTACGGCGACATCGGTTGCGCGAACTGGCCGTACAAGCCTGTTGTCGAGCGCGGCCCGATCGCCGCGAAAGGCTCGGCGCCCATCCTGGTCGTCGGCACCACCAACGACCCGGCCACCCCGTATGTCTGGGCGAAGAGCCTCGCCGGCCAGCTGGAGAACGGGCGTCTGCTGACCTACAAGGGCGAGGGGCACACGGCCTACAACAAGTCCAACTCCTGTGTGAACGACACCGTGGACTCCTACCTCGTGAACGGTTTGCTGCCCGCCAACGGTAAAACCTGCTGA
- a CDS encoding TetR family transcriptional regulator — MTAAPEPVVEGELGLREHKRIATRRAIQLAAIQLASERGFDRVTVDEISHAANVSPRTFFNYFPSKEPAIVGELPELPDEASIDRFVAAGPEESLLEGIGQLLIAAITTGELGDPALPGAMSASVQELHIRRRALLKDNPELFAQRLASMHQFEDVLSVVVQRRLSCDDLALAAGPEALNQRARLVTYVAFAGIAARLVLLDRPRWRRTAQRPAPQLFRAGADARDAAPLTPGRPPSLSRGPLGIG, encoded by the coding sequence GTGACCGCCGCCCCCGAACCCGTCGTAGAGGGTGAGCTCGGCCTCCGCGAGCACAAGCGCATCGCCACCCGCCGTGCCATCCAGCTCGCCGCCATCCAGCTTGCTAGCGAACGAGGGTTCGACCGCGTTACCGTGGACGAGATAAGCCACGCGGCGAACGTCTCGCCGCGCACCTTCTTCAACTATTTTCCGTCGAAGGAGCCCGCGATCGTCGGCGAGCTCCCGGAACTCCCTGACGAGGCGAGCATCGACCGGTTCGTCGCCGCCGGGCCGGAGGAGTCCCTTCTGGAGGGCATTGGCCAGCTGCTGATCGCGGCGATCACCACCGGCGAGCTGGGCGATCCCGCGCTCCCCGGTGCGATGTCCGCGAGCGTGCAGGAGCTGCATATCCGGCGTCGCGCTCTCCTGAAGGACAACCCCGAGCTGTTCGCTCAGCGCCTGGCCAGCATGCATCAATTCGAGGACGTGCTCAGCGTGGTCGTGCAGCGGCGTCTCTCCTGCGACGACCTTGCCCTCGCCGCCGGCCCCGAGGCCTTGAACCAGCGAGCGCGTCTCGTGACGTACGTCGCGTTCGCCGGTATAGCGGCACGCCTGGTCCTGCTGGATCGACCTCGGTGGCGTCGAACCGCTCAGCGTCCGGCTCCGCAGCTCTTTCGAGCAGGTGCAGACGCTCGGGACGCAGCCCCGCTGACCCCCGGACGCCCGCCCTCGTTGTCGAGAGGGCCTCTCGGGATCGGGTAA
- a CDS encoding antitoxin MazE family protein, translating to MSDYRHRMRESGYRPVQLWVPDVRTESFVNEAHRQSSVVAAADRQADDQAFIEAVSVTWDDE from the coding sequence GTGAGTGACTATCGTCATCGGATGCGCGAAAGCGGCTACCGTCCGGTGCAGTTGTGGGTGCCTGACGTGCGAACTGAGAGTTTCGTAAACGAAGCTCATCGTCAGTCTTCCGTCGTTGCAGCGGCTGACCGGCAAGCCGACGACCAGGCCTTCATCGAGGCCGTCTCGGTGACATGGGACGATGAGTGA
- a CDS encoding type II toxin-antitoxin system PemK/MazF family toxin, producing the protein MNHGDIWTVAGGVYTSQPRLALIIQDDRYDATDSVTVLPVTSTVLDAPSLRVPFSASELSGLVRDSQIMIDKLATVRRDDVQDRVGCLTAAQLVGVERVLFVFLGLAG; encoded by the coding sequence GTGAATCACGGTGACATCTGGACGGTCGCCGGAGGCGTTTACACGTCTCAACCCCGCCTGGCGCTGATCATCCAGGACGACCGTTACGACGCGACCGACTCGGTGACTGTGCTGCCGGTCACGAGCACCGTTCTTGATGCGCCTTCGCTCAGAGTGCCTTTTTCGGCGTCCGAGCTTTCGGGGCTCGTTCGAGACAGTCAGATCATGATCGACAAACTCGCCACAGTGCGTCGAGACGACGTGCAGGATCGTGTCGGATGTCTCACTGCCGCCCAGCTTGTTGGGGTAGAACGAGTTCTGTTTGTATTCCTCGGTCTCGCTGGATAG
- a CDS encoding D-alanyl-D-alanine carboxypeptidase/D-alanyl-D-alanine-endopeptidase produces the protein MRESDQRDSGLTFGTESETTNTPTEAEPIGGAPTTRSERRAAEREATAAQRGGRRDVPAVLSGVMTAIRKHPKAWMIAAAAVVFVGLGMGTVTLGATLGPAPVAAGSAEEAGADGEKTPATPTAAPARPVPAVQPAAARLRTCSVASLAQDRRLGNLEAQVVNAKTGEVLFDRNGSKPAPTASVLKTLTAAAALATLGPDHRVQTTVLAGSAPGQIVLVGGGDVTLSRLPGGRGAFYTGAPSIQDLAKQTQQALGGQPVTSIVVDTSLFGGPVWQPSWDERQERVVEGSTPYMTALMVDGDRDNPAVVESPRSTDPIARAVRYFQEYLETDAPVSSGTAPAGAQQLAAVQSQPVTALIEQAMKYSDNTIMEELARLVAIKTGTGNTFDAENAGVLAGLKTYGIDTAGIHIADGSGLSADNAVPPSYLTRLFVKVLNREKGLGVVYDGLPISGQTGTLGPSYNRFTGSSSAARGAVRAKTGWIDNGYTLSGVVDSADGTPLTFAVFALGPVSANAKQAIDALVTGFYRCGDNLSNS, from the coding sequence ATGCGCGAATCGGACCAGCGCGACTCGGGGCTGACGTTTGGCACCGAGTCTGAAACGACGAACACTCCCACCGAGGCTGAGCCGATCGGGGGCGCGCCCACGACCCGTTCGGAACGGCGAGCCGCCGAGAGGGAGGCCACCGCCGCTCAGCGGGGTGGCAGACGGGATGTGCCCGCAGTCCTCAGCGGCGTGATGACAGCGATCCGCAAACATCCGAAGGCGTGGATGATCGCCGCGGCCGCGGTGGTTTTCGTCGGGCTCGGCATGGGAACAGTGACGTTGGGTGCGACGCTCGGGCCCGCGCCCGTGGCGGCCGGGTCCGCGGAGGAGGCCGGAGCGGACGGCGAGAAGACGCCGGCGACTCCGACGGCCGCTCCTGCGCGACCGGTTCCGGCGGTGCAGCCGGCGGCGGCCCGGTTGCGCACCTGTTCGGTCGCTTCTCTGGCTCAGGACAGGCGGCTCGGCAACCTGGAGGCCCAGGTTGTCAACGCAAAGACCGGAGAGGTGCTGTTCGACCGCAATGGCAGCAAGCCGGCGCCGACCGCGTCGGTGCTGAAGACGCTCACGGCGGCGGCGGCGCTCGCCACGCTGGGGCCCGACCACCGGGTGCAGACGACCGTGCTGGCCGGGAGCGCTCCCGGCCAGATCGTCCTGGTGGGCGGCGGCGACGTGACCCTCTCGCGCCTGCCGGGTGGGCGGGGCGCGTTCTACACGGGGGCGCCCTCCATCCAGGATCTCGCGAAGCAGACGCAGCAGGCTCTCGGCGGCCAGCCGGTCACCTCGATCGTGGTGGACACGTCGCTGTTCGGCGGTCCGGTGTGGCAGCCGAGCTGGGACGAGCGCCAGGAGCGGGTGGTCGAGGGGTCGACGCCCTATATGACCGCGCTCATGGTCGACGGCGACCGCGACAACCCGGCGGTGGTCGAGTCGCCTCGGAGCACCGATCCGATCGCGCGTGCGGTGCGGTACTTCCAGGAGTACCTCGAGACAGACGCTCCGGTCTCGTCGGGCACGGCGCCGGCGGGTGCCCAGCAGCTCGCCGCCGTCCAGTCGCAGCCTGTGACGGCGCTGATCGAGCAGGCGATGAAGTACTCGGACAACACGATCATGGAGGAGCTCGCCCGGCTGGTGGCGATCAAGACGGGCACCGGCAACACTTTCGACGCGGAGAACGCGGGCGTGCTGGCCGGGCTCAAAACCTACGGGATCGACACGGCTGGCATCCACATCGCCGATGGCTCTGGGCTCAGCGCGGACAATGCGGTGCCGCCGTCGTACCTGACGCGCCTATTCGTCAAGGTCCTCAACCGCGAGAAGGGGCTCGGCGTGGTCTATGACGGGCTGCCGATCTCCGGACAGACCGGGACGCTCGGCCCGAGCTACAACCGGTTCACCGGGTCGTCCTCGGCCGCGCGGGGCGCTGTGCGCGCGAAGACCGGCTGGATCGACAACGGCTACACGCTCTCCGGCGTGGTGGACTCCGCCGACGGCACGCCTCTGACGTTCGCCGTGTTCGCGCTCGGCCCGGTGAGTGCCAACGCCAAACAGGCCATCGACGCGCTCGTCACCGGTTTCTACCGGTGCGGGGACAACCTCTCCAACAGCTGA
- a CDS encoding SDR family NAD(P)-dependent oxidoreductase, translating to MQIDGCSALVTGGASGLGAATARALTAAGARVVLLDLPRSEGEKAANALGPAARFVVADVADEGQVQAAVAAACALGPLRVFVNCAGIATAQKVIGRDGVLPLESFERVVRVNLIGTFNVIRLAAAAMAETSPLGEERGVIVKTASVAAFEGQIGQSAYSASKGGVAALKLSLAREFARSLIRVVTIAPGLFETPMMAGLPQAAQHSLAAQVPHPSRLGRPGEYAQLVLAILANPMLNGETIRLDGGIRMQPR from the coding sequence ATGCAGATCGACGGATGCTCCGCCCTCGTCACCGGCGGCGCGAGCGGACTGGGCGCTGCCACGGCTCGCGCCCTCACCGCGGCCGGCGCCCGCGTCGTCCTCCTCGACCTCCCCCGCTCGGAGGGCGAGAAGGCGGCGAACGCGCTCGGACCGGCCGCGCGCTTCGTCGTCGCCGATGTCGCCGACGAAGGCCAGGTGCAGGCAGCGGTCGCTGCCGCCTGCGCGCTCGGCCCGCTCCGCGTTTTCGTAAACTGCGCGGGTATCGCCACCGCCCAGAAGGTGATCGGCCGGGACGGGGTGCTCCCGCTCGAGAGCTTCGAGCGCGTCGTCCGCGTCAACCTGATCGGCACGTTCAACGTCATCCGCCTGGCGGCGGCAGCGATGGCCGAGACCAGCCCGCTGGGGGAGGAGCGCGGTGTGATCGTCAAAACGGCCTCCGTCGCGGCGTTCGAGGGTCAGATCGGGCAGTCGGCCTATTCGGCGTCCAAAGGCGGCGTCGCAGCCCTGAAGCTGTCGCTGGCGCGTGAGTTCGCCCGCAGTCTGATCCGTGTCGTGACGATCGCGCCGGGGCTCTTCGAGACGCCGATGATGGCGGGCCTGCCGCAGGCCGCGCAGCACTCGCTCGCGGCGCAAGTTCCGCACCCCTCCCGTCTCGGCAGACCCGGCGAGTACGCTCAACTCGTGCTGGCCATCCTCGCGAACCCGATGCTCAACGGAGAGACGATCCGGCTGGACGGTGGAATCCGGATGCAGCCAAGATGA